The Bradyrhizobium guangxiense genomic sequence GGAAAAGTTCTTGCCGGTGTTGAGCGACAGCGGGCCGGGCGCGACGCCGGTGATGTAGGCACCGACATTGCCATAGCCGGACAGCTTGGCCGCGAGGAAATGCCCCTCGGCGTCGAGCGCGAGCTCGGCGTGGATCTTCTGCGCGCGGCCGTGGCTGTCGGAGAGGAAGGCGGTCGAGCGCTCGTCGAGCCACTTCACCGGGCGGCCCAGCGCCTTGGCCGCGTACAGGATGCACATGTATTCGGGATAGTTGATGTTCTTCATGCCGAAGGAGCCGCCGACATTGGCGGTGAGGATGCGCACCTTCTCGTTCGGCACTTTCAGGTTCTTGGCGAGGTTGGCGCGGTTGCCGGCCACGCCCTGCGTCGGGACCTGAAGCGTGTAGCGCTCGGTCTTCTTGTCGTAGGAGGCAAGGCCGACGCGCGGCTCCATCGAGACCACGGCGACACGGGTGTTCTCGATGTCGATCCTGGTGACATGGGCGGCGCTGGCAAAGGCCGCGTTGACCTTGTCCATGTCGCCGTAGTGATAGTCGAGGACGACATTGTTAGGGATGTGGTCATAAAGCTGCGGCGCGCCGGGCTTGGCGGCTTCGTCGGGATCGGTCACCGCGGGCAGCGGCTCGACGTCGAGCTCGACCGCCTCGGCAGCATCGCGGGCCTGCGCCAGCGTCTCGGCCACCACGAAGGCGACGGGATCGCCGACGAAGCGGACCTTGTCGGTTGCGAGCGGCTGACGGTTGGTCTGCAGCAGGGGCGAGCCGTCGCGGCTCTTTAGCGGCAGGCCGCAGGTGAAGGGACCGTAGCCGGCGGCGTCGAGGTCCTTGCCGGTCCAGACGCCCAGCACGCCCGGCATCGCCTTGGCGGCGTCAATGCCGATGCCACGGATGGTGCCATGGGCATGGGTGGAACGGACGACCACGGCATAGGCCTGGCCGGGCAGGTTGAAATCGTCGGTGTAGCGGCCCTTGCCGCGCACCAGCGTGTCGTCCTCCTTGCGGCGGACGGGCTGCCCGACGCCATATTTTTGCAGTGCAATAGCGTTTTCGAGCGTGGACGATTTGGTGTGTTCTTGCATGGAATTGACCTGAAAAGCCGGCATTTGCGCATTTTCGCGGCAGCGGGGGACCGGACACCCCTGAGATAGCCCACCACCCGGTTCACGACAACGCACGAATGGGCATGGTCCCATGTGATGCGTTGTTGCGCAGGCCTGCCGCGCTGCTAATGTTTCAGGCGAAAAAGCAATTCCTGACCGGCCCGACCGCGGCCTCGGAAAGACAGTTTGTATGAATGACCACACGCGGCTCCGCGACGGCCATGCGCCGCACGGTGAGCTGGAGGGGTCGATGGCGGCGGTGGCGTTAGCCACCGCACCGGCCGTCGGCGCGCAGGCGCCGGGAACCGGCGTCTATGCGGCGTTGGACCTCGGCACCAACAATTGCAGGCTGCTGATCGCCTGTCCGACCCAGGACGGCTTTCGCGTCGTCGATTCCTTCTCGCGCATCATCCGGCTCGGGGAGGGCGTCTCGGCGACCGGCTCGATCAGCGACGCCGCGATCGAGCGCGCCATCGCCGCGCTCAGCATCTGCCGCGACAAGATCAATTTGCGGAAAGCGCGCCGGCTGCGGCTGATCGCAACTGAGGCTTGCCGCGCCGCCTCGAATGCGGAAGGTTTCCGCAGCCGGGTTGCGGCCGAGACCGGCATCGAGCTGGAGGTGATCGACCGCGAGACCGAGGCCGCGCTCGCGGTGCTCGGCTGCTCGCCGCTGGTCGACCCGCGGGGACGCGGCGCGATCCTGTTCGACATCGGCGGCGGCTCGACCGAGCTGGTGCGGATCGAGCGCGACCCGGAAAATCCGGAGCCGCGCATCAAGGCCTGGATGTCGATCCCCTATGGCGTGGTCACGCTCGCCGAGCAGTTCGGCGGACGCGACGTCACGCCGGAGATCTACGCTGCGATGGAGCAGGAGGTCGCAAACCACGTCGCGCCGTTCGCGGAAGTGCACGGCCGCGATCTCACTGAGATGCACCTGCTCGGCACGTCGGGCACGGTGACGACGCTCGCCGGCATCCATCTCAACCTCGCGCGCTACGACCGCCGCCGCATCGATAGCATCTGGATGAACGATGCCGATATCACCGCGACCATCAACAAGCTGCTCGGCATGAGCTACGAGGAGCGCGCCAACAACAGTTGCATCAGCGTCGAGCGCGCCGATCTCGTGCTCGCCGGCTGCGCCATTCTCGACGCAATCCGCCGCGCCTTTCCGCTGCCGCGCCTGCGCGTCGCCGACCGGGGCCTGCGCGAAGGCATGCTGGTCGAGATGATGCGCGAGGACGGCGCGCTCAGGAGCTGGTGAGATGGCGAAAGACACCACCGGCCGCTTGCACGTCCAGGTCAAGACCGGCGGCAAGCGCAAATTGTCGTCGAAGCTGTGGCTGGAGCGGCAGCTCAACGATCCCTATGTGGCCAAGGCCAAGGCGGCGGGCTATCGCTCGCGCGCGGCGTTCAAGCTCTTGGAGATGGACGACAAGTTTCGGCTCTTGAAGCCCGGCATGGCCGTGGTCGATCTCGGCGCGGCGCCCGGCGGCTGGAGCCAGATCGCAGCGAAGCGCGTCGGCTCGACGGAAGGCAAGGGCAAGGTCGTCGCGATCGATCTGCTGGAGATGCCCGAGATTCCCGGCGTCGACTTCGCGCAGCTCGACTTCATGGACAACGACGCACCGGAGAAGCTCACGGCGATGCTGGGCGGCAAGGCCGACGTCGTGATGTCCGACATGGCCGCCAACACCACCGGCCACCGCAAGACCGACCAGCTCCGCATCGTCGGCCTGGTCGAGACCGCGGCGGCCTTTGCCTGCGACGTGCTCAAGCCCGGCGGCACGTTCCTGGCAAAGACGTTCCAG encodes the following:
- a CDS encoding Ppx/GppA phosphatase family protein; amino-acid sequence: MNDHTRLRDGHAPHGELEGSMAAVALATAPAVGAQAPGTGVYAALDLGTNNCRLLIACPTQDGFRVVDSFSRIIRLGEGVSATGSISDAAIERAIAALSICRDKINLRKARRLRLIATEACRAASNAEGFRSRVAAETGIELEVIDRETEAALAVLGCSPLVDPRGRGAILFDIGGGSTELVRIERDPENPEPRIKAWMSIPYGVVTLAEQFGGRDVTPEIYAAMEQEVANHVAPFAEVHGRDLTEMHLLGTSGTVTTLAGIHLNLARYDRRRIDSIWMNDADITATINKLLGMSYEERANNSCISVERADLVLAGCAILDAIRRAFPLPRLRVADRGLREGMLVEMMREDGALRSW
- a CDS encoding RlmE family RNA methyltransferase, giving the protein MAKDTTGRLHVQVKTGGKRKLSSKLWLERQLNDPYVAKAKAAGYRSRAAFKLLEMDDKFRLLKPGMAVVDLGAAPGGWSQIAAKRVGSTEGKGKVVAIDLLEMPEIPGVDFAQLDFMDNDAPEKLTAMLGGKADVVMSDMAANTTGHRKTDQLRIVGLVETAAAFACDVLKPGGTFLAKTFQSGADAELLAQLKRDFATVRHVKPAASRQDSSERYVLATGFRGGGTA